The genomic DNA AAAATAAACAAGTGATTTTTAGACGGCGCTTGCTCATCCCACATATTCCCTTCTGTCGTCGCAACGCGGAAATATCCGTTGTGCTCATCCATCGAAAATTGGTTGAGTATGGTTCCTTTCAGCGTCGCTGAACTTTGGAACGTAACGTCCGTTCCATTCAAGGTAAATTTGAATACCTCTGTGTCTGCAGCACCTCCGCCCCAAACTGTCATGCTCTCGTTCATCGTACGTGCCGCGTCATACATAGTTGCTGTCAAATAAAGATTGTCTGTAGACATATACAGCTGTTCGCTACCACCCAAGTAGCCTTTCGTCACAAACTGACTTTCCGCAGGTGAAGCAAGGTCAATAGCCGTGATGACTGAATAAGAAGGCTCGATGGCTCCAGGTAAAATCGCAATATCTTGATACGCAACTCGCTCCGTAGCGTAACCCACCTTCGAATCATACTTACTTGGACGAAGTACGTCTCCTTCAAGTGTTGCCGCATCCCACACATATGGATAAACACTCGTTATAAAATACAGCGTGTCCTCCGTTTTCCGTGCACCCGTCAAATTCCCTTCAGCACCTACTTCCCGCAGAAGTACAGGTTTTTCAGGATTCGTGACATCATACAATTGCACAGTTGTCATCCCATGCATCGGCTGCATATCCATTGCTGGACCGCCTTTCACCTTCGGTTGCCTATAGTCATATCTATTCCCCAACACGGCAAGCGTTTCACGATGAAGAAATAATTGAGATGGATAAAACTCCCCCTCCATCTTTAACTCCGTTACTTTTCGCATGTTCTGCGGATCCCGAATATCGGTAATCGTAACCGTTCCTTCACCCAACACCGTGTAAATAAAATCGCCATCCGTCTTAACAAGATCCGCTTCATCAACCCCTTCTACTTGGTTATTCGTCGCAGAATAATCCGATGCCCCACTCGTCGCATTCTCCGATTTGGCGCTGTCCTCGCTCACCATATTCTCTAACCCAAATCGCAGCTTTTTTGTGGCAGACTCCTGAAATGCCAGTGCACGTTCAAAATAGGCTTGCAATTCTTTTGCAGATGCAACAGACTCTATCGTTTCATGTACCGTAAACTTGATTTCATTTACCGGCAGACTTTTCAATAACTTGCCGTTCACTGCATTTTTCTTCACATGCAGTGTGTAAGAACCTGGTTCAAGCCTCTTCACATGCACAGTTTTTCCTTCATTATCCAGCGTAATGGTCGCTGTCACTCGCTTCCCTTCCCGATCCGCTACATACAAATCATCTGAACCAATTGCGGTTGCTTTTACGGGCGCTGAAAAATTTGCACGCCAGCCTTGTTCCGTCAGCGCAATGTCCGATGCCGTCACAGTCACTTTGTCAATCAACAAAGCAACCATCACAACAATGATGGTTAAAAATACCGCTACTATTAGCCAAATAGCCGATTTTTTCAATGTAACCAACCCCTTCCCTATCGCTTGTCACACCATTAGACTCCAATAACAAGATTTCGTTTCACTATTTTCTGAAAGATTGAACTTCTCGTTTGTCTTTGGCATACTACAAACAATCGGAGGTGATATTTTATGAAAGTCTTTTCTGTTAAATTATTACTCGAATCCATCGTAACACCAGCTCCCATACCACCTTCAAAAACATTTGAAGAATCGATTATTTTGCTTCGGGCCACACATAAAGAATTGATTGAGCAGATGGTTATCGAACATTTCGTCAATGATACTTATGAAAATGCGATTGGCGGTCAAACGACTTGGCGCTTCGTCAAAATGTTAGACATCTTTGAGCTATCCGATGAATTCGAAGGAGATATCCAGTTCAAGGAAGTGTACAGTCGTTTTTTACCGTTTGATGAAATGATGACTGCTGAAGAGGCCATTCAATTATATGCGCTCGATCAATGACTGACAGCCCCTGACAATATTCATACATTTTCCGTTTATATTACAATCCTTGTGGGCATGACTTCTTAGATAACAGCTGTCTAGGAGGAAATAATTTGCCGAAAGATCCATATGAAAAGATTGATAAACAAGTCCAAGGCCAAACGCAGCCCCAACAACCCGGGGTCGAAGCGGAAATGGAACCGGCACCGATTTATGACGATGAACATTATAAAGGCTCAGGGAAATTACAAGGAAAAAACGCTTTAATTACAGGTGGCGATAGCGGAATCGGGCGTGCAGTTGCGGTCGCTTTTGCCAAGGAAGGTGCGAACGTAGCTATCGCCTATCTGGATGAGCAAGAAGATATCGATGCAGATAAAACCGTAAAACTCATTGAAAAATATGGCGGCAAAGCGCTAAAAATCCGCATTGATATTAGCGAAGAGGAATATTGTGAGCAACTCATTGACGAAGTGATCAATACATTCGGCAGTTTGAATATTCTCGTCAACAATGCTGGAAAACAGTTCCCACAAGATGACATCTCTGCGATTTCTGCTGACCAACTTCGCGAGACATTCGATACCAATTTCTTCGGCCTGTTCTATTTGACGAAAGCGGCATTGAATCATATGACTAAAGGCGATACCATCATCAATACGTCATCTATTACAGCGTATAACGGTTCGGCAGGTTTAATGGATTATTCTGCGACCAAAGGAGCAATTACTTCGTTTACACGTTCACTTGCGCTGAACTTGGCAATGAAAGGAATCCGTGTCAATGCCGTCGCCCCCGGCCCAATTTGGACGCCTCTTATTCCCGCAACGTTTGATAAGCAAAAAGTCCAACAACACGGAGCTGATACGCCAGTAAAACGCCGTGGTCAGCCTGCAGAAAATGCACCCGCTTACGTGTTTTTGGCTTCTCAGGATTCCAGTTACATGACGGGCCAAACCATTCATGTAGATGGTGGCGATTTTGTCGGATCGTAAAAAAACCCCTTTACTTGGAGTACATTCTCCATGTAAAGGGGCTTTCACTTATGCTTCCACTGCTTTCTTCGAATATCTTCTCGTATACAACAACGCAAAATAACCAAATGTAATGGCTAAACACGCGCCCATGAATCCGAGTAAGATACCGTTATTCGTCCAAACGAATGCGGTATCGCCGATCGAGATGGCGCCTTTAAACGCATGGACTGAGTACGTCATGGGTAGTAACGTATTGAAAATTTGCAACGGCGCTGGAATCAATTCAAGTGGGAATGTCCCTGCACTTGTCGTCAATTGCAATATCAGAATGAGAATCGCTACAAAGCGACCTGCGTCACTTAAAATTGATACAAACATTTGCACAATCGCGATGAATGTATAGCTCGTAATAATCGCCGTTAGGATGAATAACGGTGTATTGACCGTTTCCATGCCAAGTGCGTACTTGACGATCACTACCGCAATCAATGCTTGTAACAAACCAACAATCGCTAATACAGACACTTTACTTGTAAACCATCTAAATGCGCCTGTTGGCTTGATTGCCGGTTCTACAAGTGGGAAAACGATTGACAGTAAAAGTGCACCTACGAATAGGCCAAGTGATAAGAAGTACGGTGCAAATCCTGTACCATAGTTCGGCACGTGGTTAATGCTATCTTTCTCGACATCAACAGGTGACCCTACCATGCCATATGTTTTCTCTGTTGGATTCACTTCACTTGCCGTTTGATTGGCTTCTGCTAGTTTCTCTTGCAGTGTTAACGTACCTTCATTCAATTCTCCCATGCCATCTGCCAATGTGACAGAGCCGTCAGCAAGTTCTTTAGATTTTGATGCCAATGTATCCGTTCCTGCTTTAAGTGTCCCTGACCCTTCTGTTAATGAAGCAAGTCCTGCCGCCAAGTCAGCCGAACCTTTCTCAGCCGTTGTTGCCCCTTCTGACAATTTCGCAACGCCCGCTGAAAGTTCTTCGTTACCTGCTGCAAGGG from Sporosarcina sp. FSL K6-1522 includes the following:
- a CDS encoding beta-propeller domain-containing protein, which gives rise to MKKSAIWLIVAVFLTIIVVMVALLIDKVTVTASDIALTEQGWRANFSAPVKATAIGSDDLYVADREGKRVTATITLDNEGKTVHVKRLEPGSYTLHVKKNAVNGKLLKSLPVNEIKFTVHETIESVASAKELQAYFERALAFQESATKKLRFGLENMVSEDSAKSENATSGASDYSATNNQVEGVDEADLVKTDGDFIYTVLGEGTVTITDIRDPQNMRKVTELKMEGEFYPSQLFLHRETLAVLGNRYDYRQPKVKGGPAMDMQPMHGMTTVQLYDVTNPEKPVLLREVGAEGNLTGARKTEDTLYFITSVYPYVWDAATLEGDVLRPSKYDSKVGYATERVAYQDIAILPGAIEPSYSVITAIDLASPAESQFVTKGYLGGSEQLYMSTDNLYLTATMYDAARTMNESMTVWGGGAADTEVFKFTLNGTDVTFQSSATLKGTILNQFSMDEHNGYFRVATTEGNMWDEQAPSKNHLFILDEKLTITGSVEGLAKGERIYSARFMGDKAYMVTFRETDPLFVIDVADPATPKVLGELKIPGFSNYLHPLDANHLIGFGYETVAQKNPGGGEPLITTLGMKISLFDVSDFANPKEKDTEIIGGKGTYSQIQYDHKALFQHKERKLYGFPISIYNETERDGYMDFESSGALVYEITAENGIKLKGDLVTKKSRGEQYVEWEREIQRMLYSKDVLYTISMTDINSYSLDTYEQIGSVGMK
- a CDS encoding DUF4288 domain-containing protein codes for the protein MKVFSVKLLLESIVTPAPIPPSKTFEESIILLRATHKELIEQMVIEHFVNDTYENAIGGQTTWRFVKMLDIFELSDEFEGDIQFKEVYSRFLPFDEMMTAEEAIQLYALDQ
- a CDS encoding SDR family oxidoreductase; the encoded protein is MPKDPYEKIDKQVQGQTQPQQPGVEAEMEPAPIYDDEHYKGSGKLQGKNALITGGDSGIGRAVAVAFAKEGANVAIAYLDEQEDIDADKTVKLIEKYGGKALKIRIDISEEEYCEQLIDEVINTFGSLNILVNNAGKQFPQDDISAISADQLRETFDTNFFGLFYLTKAALNHMTKGDTIINTSSITAYNGSAGLMDYSATKGAITSFTRSLALNLAMKGIRVNAVAPGPIWTPLIPATFDKQKVQQHGADTPVKRRGQPAENAPAYVFLASQDSSYMTGQTIHVDGGDFVGS